A genomic region of Candidatus Pseudomonas phytovorans contains the following coding sequences:
- a CDS encoding MarR family transcriptional regulator produces the protein MIDLKNPASQQQAMEAFFFGYQAFTAKADEMLERRGLGRVHQRIVFFVARYPNLSVKDLLALLGVSKQALNMPMRQLTEMHLVHSVACETDKRKRLLALTEEGARLEQMLRREQVKLLERVFADAGEEAVNGWLAVNMALGNSRT, from the coding sequence ATGATTGACCTTAAAAACCCAGCCTCCCAACAACAGGCGATGGAAGCCTTTTTCTTTGGCTACCAGGCTTTCACCGCGAAGGCCGACGAAATGCTCGAACGCCGAGGCCTGGGCCGCGTGCATCAACGCATCGTGTTTTTCGTCGCGCGCTATCCGAACTTGAGCGTGAAGGATCTGCTGGCCTTGCTCGGGGTCAGCAAACAGGCGCTGAACATGCCAATGCGCCAGTTGACGGAAATGCACCTGGTGCACAGCGTGGCCTGCGAAACGGACAAGCGTAAGCGTTTGCTTGCCCTGACCGAGGAAGGCGCACGCCTGGAGCAGATGCTGCGACGCGAGCAGGTGAAGTTGCTGGAGCGGGTGTTCGCAGATGCCGGGGAAGAGGCAGTGAACGGCTGGCTGGCGGTGAACATGGCACTGGGCAACAGCCGGACCTGA
- a CDS encoding biliverdin-producing heme oxygenase, protein MNASAPNLPETSRCKRLKAASSRDHDSVDTLVMAARPFEDRQRYARFLEVQHRFHGSLLALYGDEQLNVRLPGLVQLSRFAAVESDLNDLGLPLPAAPQQVIASPAQALGWLYCSEGSNLGAAFLFKQTQRLGLDGDEGARHLAPHPDGRALHWREFVARLDGLVLDDEEEAEVIVGAIAAFDSYRAHLRAVFTGG, encoded by the coding sequence ATGAACGCATCTGCCCCCAACCTGCCCGAGACCAGCCGCTGCAAGCGCTTGAAAGCGGCCAGCAGCCGAGACCATGACAGCGTCGACACGCTGGTGATGGCAGCACGCCCCTTCGAGGACCGGCAACGCTACGCGCGTTTCCTGGAAGTGCAGCACCGTTTCCATGGCAGCCTGTTGGCGCTGTATGGCGACGAACAGCTGAACGTGCGCCTGCCTGGGCTGGTGCAACTGTCGCGCTTCGCCGCGGTCGAGTCGGACCTCAATGACCTTGGCCTGCCACTGCCTGCGGCGCCGCAGCAGGTCATTGCCAGCCCCGCGCAGGCACTGGGCTGGTTATATTGCAGCGAGGGCTCAAACCTGGGCGCGGCATTCCTGTTCAAGCAGACCCAGCGCCTGGGCCTGGATGGCGATGAGGGTGCCCGTCACCTGGCGCCGCACCCTGATGGTCGCGCACTGCACTGGCGCGAGTTTGTTGCCAGGCTTGATGGCCTGGTGCTGGATGACGAGGAAGAAGCCGAGGTGATCGTCGGTGCTATTGCCGCGTTCGACAGTTATCGGGCACACCTGCGGGCAGTGTTCACAGGCGGGTGA
- a CDS encoding efflux RND transporter periplasmic adaptor subunit yields the protein MRRPLAELCLLGLLCSAPALAEDLPPLQPPPLPLAMPDLRVQLSASQRTVVSSELAGKIVQLKVREGDSFRKGERLVGFDCAIHRARLGHSAAAQEAANKKLGVARKLDQLQSISVSDLSQAQAELSMARAQNGVNQVMVQHCNIDAPFSGRVAERKVQPGEYVAEGKELLTLYDDSAFEVELIVPSRWMAWLKPGYAFNVHLDETGADYPAKVERLGSVIDPLSQSIKVFGRIDAQAGQLLPGMSGNARITPPANAKS from the coding sequence ATGCGCCGGCCACTCGCTGAACTGTGCCTGCTGGGGCTGCTGTGCAGCGCCCCGGCGCTGGCCGAAGACTTGCCGCCCTTGCAACCACCGCCCTTGCCGCTGGCCATGCCGGACCTGCGGGTACAGCTCAGCGCCAGCCAGCGCACAGTGGTTTCCAGCGAGCTGGCCGGCAAGATCGTTCAGCTCAAGGTCAGGGAAGGCGACAGTTTCCGCAAGGGCGAACGGCTGGTCGGTTTCGACTGCGCCATTCATCGCGCCCGCCTGGGCCATTCGGCCGCCGCCCAGGAGGCGGCGAACAAAAAGCTCGGGGTGGCCAGAAAGCTCGATCAGTTGCAGTCCATCAGCGTCTCCGACCTCAGCCAGGCGCAAGCCGAGCTGAGCATGGCGCGGGCACAGAACGGTGTGAACCAGGTGATGGTGCAACACTGCAACATCGATGCGCCGTTCTCCGGCCGCGTCGCCGAGCGCAAGGTGCAACCCGGGGAGTACGTGGCCGAGGGCAAGGAACTGCTGACGCTGTACGACGACAGCGCCTTCGAGGTGGAACTGATTGTGCCGTCGCGCTGGATGGCCTGGCTCAAACCCGGTTATGCCTTCAATGTGCACCTGGACGAAACCGGCGCCGACTACCCCGCCAAGGTCGAGCGGTTGGGCTCGGTGATTGACCCACTCAGCCAGTCGATCAAAGTGTTTGGCCGTATCGATGCCCAGGCCGGGCAACTGCTGCCCGGCATGAGCGGCAACGCGCGGATCACCCCACCGGCCAACGCCAAATCATGA
- a CDS encoding MDR family MFS transporter, whose protein sequence is MQPLSTDTASAETAKQTSIPLLLAALMLVMFLAALDQTIVSTALPTIVSDLGGLRWLSWVVTAYLLASTVVVPLYGKFGDQFGRKRVLQVAIVLFLLGSALCGAAQDMTQLIAFRALQGLGGGGLMVVAMAAIGDVIPPAERGRYQGLFGGVFGLATVVGPLIGGFLVEQLSWHWIFYINLPLGLLALLVIGSVFRPHVALVRHTVDYIGAFFLTVALAALVLITSLGGSLLAWQSLDMLCLSLFALIGLVGFVLEQRRAAEPIMPLHLFRHRTFVLAGLIGFIVGVSLFGAVTFLPLYMQVVKNATPTSAGLQMLPLMGGLLVVSAITGRLISRWGRYRVFPILGTLLQVIALGLLSRLELDTPMALMNLYMGLLGAGLGMVMQVLILAVQNSVEVRHMGVATSGATLFRSIGGAIGVSLFGALFSHDLLGGLSSDFAATAGGAASLSPAAVHALPAALQHSYLQAFSGAMHGVFLLAGVITSVAFALSWLLREVPLRKATQA, encoded by the coding sequence ATGCAACCGCTATCCACTGATACCGCCAGCGCCGAAACAGCCAAACAAACCTCCATCCCGCTGCTGCTGGCAGCGCTGATGCTGGTCATGTTCCTGGCAGCCCTCGACCAGACCATCGTCTCGACCGCGCTGCCGACAATTGTCAGCGACCTCGGTGGGCTGCGCTGGTTGTCCTGGGTGGTCACCGCCTACCTGCTGGCCTCTACGGTGGTGGTGCCGTTGTATGGCAAGTTCGGCGACCAGTTCGGCCGCAAGCGCGTGCTGCAGGTCGCCATCGTGCTGTTCCTGCTGGGCTCGGCCTTGTGTGGCGCCGCCCAGGACATGACCCAGCTGATCGCCTTCCGCGCCCTGCAAGGGCTGGGTGGCGGTGGCTTGATGGTGGTGGCGATGGCCGCCATCGGCGATGTCATTCCGCCTGCCGAACGTGGCCGCTACCAAGGCCTATTCGGTGGGGTGTTCGGCCTGGCCACGGTGGTGGGACCACTGATCGGCGGTTTTCTGGTCGAGCAGCTGTCGTGGCACTGGATCTTTTACATCAACCTGCCCCTGGGCCTGCTGGCGCTGCTGGTGATCGGCAGCGTGTTCCGCCCGCACGTAGCTCTGGTACGGCATACGGTGGACTACATTGGCGCGTTCTTCCTGACTGTGGCATTGGCTGCCCTGGTACTCATCACCAGCCTTGGCGGCAGCCTGCTGGCCTGGCAGTCGCTGGACATGCTGTGCCTTTCGCTGTTCGCCCTGATCGGCCTGGTCGGTTTCGTGCTGGAGCAACGCCGTGCTGCCGAGCCGATCATGCCGCTGCACCTGTTTCGCCACCGTACCTTCGTGCTTGCCGGGCTGATCGGTTTCATCGTCGGGGTATCGCTGTTCGGCGCAGTCACCTTCCTGCCGCTGTACATGCAGGTGGTAAAGAACGCCACGCCTACCAGTGCCGGGCTGCAGATGCTGCCACTGATGGGTGGCCTGCTGGTGGTGTCGGCGATTACCGGGCGGCTGATCAGCCGCTGGGGGCGTTACCGGGTGTTCCCGATCCTGGGTACCCTGCTGCAAGTCATTGCCCTGGGCCTGCTCAGCCGGCTGGAGCTGGACACACCCATGGCGCTGATGAACCTGTACATGGGCTTGCTGGGGGCCGGCCTGGGCATGGTCATGCAGGTGCTGATCCTGGCCGTGCAGAACAGTGTTGAAGTGCGCCACATGGGCGTGGCGACTTCAGGGGCCACCTTGTTCCGCTCGATTGGCGGCGCCATTGGTGTGTCGTTGTTCGGCGCCTTGTTCTCGCATGACTTGCTGGGCGGGCTGAGCAGTGACTTTGCCGCCACTGCCGGGGGTGCCGCGAGCCTTTCGCCCGCCGCCGTGCATGCCCTGCCCGCTGCCTTGCAGCACAGCTACCTGCAGGCGTTTTCCGGGGCGATGCATGGCGTGTTCCTGCTGGCCGGGGTGATCACCAGCGTGGCCTTCGCGCTGTCCTGGCTGCTGCGCGAAGTGCCGCTGCGCAAGGCCACGCAGGCGTGA
- a CDS encoding PLP-dependent aminotransferase family protein — protein sequence MAFSERVTRLKSSLIREILAAAQRPGVMSFAGGLPADAMLPKVDWADMPVGMGQYGMSEGEPALREALAAEARALGVDCQASQVLVVSGSQQALDLAAKLYIDQGTQILLEAPTYLAALQIFQLFGADCLALPMQADGPDLVELRDRLHRHRPAFIYLIPTFQNPSGLRYSEAKRDAVAALLDEFGVTLIEDEPYRELSFDGGSAQPIVSRLSNASWIYTGTVSKTLLPGLRVGYLIASPDLFPHLLRLKQAADLHTNRVGQWQVLQWLGSDKLQLHLKTLRDYYRTRRDAFQLALETHFADLAEWHKPDGGLFFWLTLKQPLDTRTLLAEALAVDVAFMPGEPFFPDPDRHHGHLRLNFSHVAPDQLDEGLRRLAQVLRNAQAARV from the coding sequence ATGGCTTTCTCTGAACGTGTCACGCGCCTCAAGAGTTCCCTGATCCGTGAAATCCTCGCCGCTGCTCAGCGGCCCGGCGTGATGTCCTTTGCTGGCGGTTTGCCTGCTGACGCCATGCTGCCCAAGGTCGATTGGGCCGACATGCCGGTGGGCATGGGGCAATACGGCATGAGTGAGGGGGAACCGGCCCTGCGCGAAGCACTGGCGGCCGAAGCGCGTGCACTGGGGGTCGATTGCCAGGCCAGTCAGGTGCTCGTGGTGAGTGGTTCGCAGCAGGCCCTCGACCTGGCAGCCAAGCTGTACATCGATCAGGGCACACAGATCCTGCTCGAAGCGCCGACCTATCTGGCGGCGCTGCAGATATTTCAGCTGTTCGGTGCCGACTGCCTGGCCTTGCCAATGCAAGCTGACGGCCCGGATCTGGTTGAACTGCGTGATCGCCTGCACCGCCACCGCCCGGCCTTCATCTACCTGATTCCGACCTTCCAGAACCCCTCTGGCCTGCGTTACAGCGAGGCCAAACGCGATGCAGTGGCGGCATTGCTGGACGAATTCGGTGTGACACTTATCGAGGACGAACCCTACCGCGAGCTGAGCTTCGATGGTGGCAGCGCTCAGCCGATCGTCAGCCGCTTGAGTAACGCCAGCTGGATTTACACCGGTACGGTTTCCAAGACCTTGCTCCCAGGTCTGCGGGTCGGCTACCTGATCGCCAGCCCTGACCTGTTCCCGCACTTGCTGCGGCTGAAGCAGGCCGCCGACCTGCACACCAATCGCGTGGGGCAATGGCAGGTGCTGCAGTGGTTGGGTAGCGACAAGCTCCAGTTGCACTTGAAGACACTGCGCGACTACTACCGCACGCGCAGGGATGCGTTTCAGCTGGCGCTGGAAACGCATTTTGCCGACCTGGCGGAGTGGCACAAGCCGGATGGAGGGTTGTTCTTCTGGCTCACGTTGAAGCAGCCGCTGGATACCCGCACGCTGCTGGCAGAGGCGTTGGCGGTGGATGTGGCGTTCATGCCCGGCGAGCCGTTTTTCCCTGACCCGGACCGGCATCACGGGCATCTGCGCCTGAATTTCAGCCACGTTGCCCCGGACCAGTTGGATGAAGGGCTCAGGCGTTTGGCGCAAGTGCTGCGCAATGCGCAGGCTGCGCGGGTATGA
- a CDS encoding PqiC family protein translates to MQRLRNACVASLLVWLGGCSSTPNNYHTLVPSEPMRDSGQHIHVTRVVVPPQVDRPQLVVRQGQSGLAILETEWWGANLVDEFRSALQDQLGGPAGGGQAALRVDVQRFDTVPGRYASLEAVWRLKLAGQAELTCRTSVQTAADNSITSLVNAHQANLRKLAEAVRGSAGRGSCSPPA, encoded by the coding sequence ATGCAACGACTGCGCAATGCGTGTGTAGCCAGCCTGCTGGTCTGGCTCGGGGGCTGCAGCAGTACGCCGAACAACTATCACACGCTGGTGCCGAGCGAGCCGATGCGTGACAGCGGCCAGCACATCCATGTCACTCGGGTAGTGGTGCCGCCACAGGTGGACCGCCCGCAACTGGTGGTGCGCCAAGGGCAGAGTGGCCTGGCCATTCTTGAGACGGAATGGTGGGGTGCCAACCTGGTGGATGAGTTTCGCAGTGCCTTGCAGGACCAGCTGGGTGGGCCGGCGGGTGGCGGCCAGGCGGCATTGCGGGTGGACGTACAGCGCTTCGACACGGTGCCGGGGCGCTACGCCTCGCTGGAGGCCGTGTGGCGCCTGAAGCTGGCGGGGCAGGCCGAGCTGACCTGCCGCACCTCGGTGCAGACGGCGGCTGACAACAGCATCACCAGCCTGGTGAATGCGCACCAGGCCAACCTGCGCAAACTGGCCGAGGCGGTGCGGGGCAGTGCCGGTCGGGGTAGCTGCTCGCCACCTGCCTGA
- a CDS encoding HlyD family efflux transporter periplasmic adaptor subunit, producing MNTVLNDSALAGLVQLERQARAADSIAALGFVMVNETRHLLNYRQAMLWDTRAQRLASLSGLATVEQDAPFNHWLGGLCQAWQQAHPGPQAVSLNATALPHDDQAQWAQYLPPWVVWLPLYDRRQHLLGALLLARDQALSAADSSLLALLQDAYGHAWASFERPRLGRLAGLRRNRRYWLAAAAILAGLALLPVRQAALAPAEIVALQPSVLRAPLQGVVERILVEPNQSVKAGQALVQLDARELQSRLESSRQALAIAEGELRQGQQQALNDARSKAGLAVLQGRRDQALADVGFLQQSLARTHMVAPHDGVALYDDPAEWQGRPVTLGEQILQVADPHRAQLEVRLPVKDAIELRSGAEVLMFLNTDPASPLPAHLQQLGYRASANGDGSMAYRLKATLGADDPRIRIGLKGTAKVYGERTTLFTYLLRRPLATLRIWLAL from the coding sequence ATGAACACAGTGTTGAACGATTCGGCCCTGGCCGGGCTGGTACAGCTCGAACGCCAGGCCAGGGCCGCCGACAGCATCGCGGCCCTGGGCTTTGTGATGGTGAACGAAACCCGGCACCTGCTGAACTATCGCCAGGCCATGCTGTGGGACACCCGAGCACAGCGCCTGGCCAGCCTTTCGGGGCTGGCCACGGTAGAGCAGGACGCGCCCTTCAACCACTGGTTGGGCGGGTTGTGCCAAGCCTGGCAGCAGGCTCACCCAGGGCCGCAGGCGGTCAGCCTCAACGCCACCGCCCTGCCCCATGATGACCAGGCCCAGTGGGCACAGTACCTGCCACCCTGGGTCGTTTGGCTACCGCTGTACGACCGCCGCCAACACCTGCTGGGCGCGTTGCTGCTGGCCCGCGATCAGGCCCTGAGCGCTGCCGACAGCAGCTTGCTGGCACTGCTGCAGGATGCCTACGGACACGCCTGGGCAAGCTTCGAGCGACCCCGCCTTGGCCGCCTTGCCGGGCTGCGTCGCAACCGCCGCTACTGGCTGGCCGCCGCGGCCATACTGGCAGGCCTGGCACTGCTGCCGGTGCGCCAGGCCGCACTGGCACCCGCTGAAATCGTCGCCCTGCAGCCCAGCGTGCTGCGTGCACCGCTGCAAGGTGTGGTGGAACGCATCCTGGTAGAGCCCAACCAATCGGTCAAAGCCGGCCAAGCGCTGGTGCAGCTTGATGCTCGGGAATTGCAAAGCCGCCTGGAGTCATCACGCCAGGCCCTGGCCATCGCCGAGGGCGAGCTGCGCCAAGGGCAGCAGCAGGCACTCAACGACGCGCGCAGCAAAGCCGGGCTTGCGGTACTGCAGGGCCGCCGCGACCAGGCGCTCGCCGATGTGGGTTTTCTGCAGCAGAGCCTGGCGCGTACGCACATGGTCGCGCCCCATGATGGCGTGGCACTGTACGACGACCCGGCCGAATGGCAGGGGCGCCCAGTGACGTTGGGCGAGCAGATCCTGCAGGTAGCCGACCCGCACCGGGCGCAGCTGGAAGTACGCCTGCCGGTCAAGGACGCCATCGAACTGCGCAGCGGCGCCGAGGTGCTGATGTTCCTCAACACCGACCCCGCGTCACCGTTGCCAGCCCACCTCCAGCAACTCGGCTACCGCGCCAGTGCCAACGGCGACGGCAGCATGGCCTACCGCCTCAAAGCCACGCTGGGTGCAGACGACCCACGCATCCGCATCGGCCTCAAAGGTACAGCCAAGGTCTATGGTGAGCGCACCACGCTGTTCACCTACCTGCTGCGCCGCCCGCTGGCAACCTTGCGCATCTGGTTGGCACTGTGA
- a CDS encoding phosphoethanolamine transferase CptA, which translates to MSHTTFPAARTRVDWAGLGWLLLFFWYFSGVTQALLLFSGTTGFAGFRDAFFLSSLWLAPVLLLPRFTRATAGIIGLVLWAASLVGLSYFGIYRQEFSQSVIFVMFESNTAEAGEYFSQYFSVWLGLALLLYTLVAVLLWKRVRPVSLPLRSRLPVVALLLVANLVYPFYKQMVTQERNFADAAEKVQQRMEPAVPWQLLVGYRQYRQQLDNMQELLAQNAALPPLQNLRDSSGTAPRTLVLVLGESTTREHMHLYGYNRDTTPNLDALAASDKGLTVFRDVVSPRPYTIEVMQQILTFGNEQNPDRFLTDPSLINLMKQAGYKTFWITNQQTMTKRNTMLTTFSQQTDAPVYLNNQRNQNASQYDDVVLAPFEKALQDPAPNKFIIVHLLGTHMDYRFRYPNDYAHFTDNQGVPGKLTPDQVKTYNFYDNAVRYNDYVVSSLIKRYSAGSPNGFLLYLSDHGEDVYSSGNHDRLGRNEGAPTRPMYTIPFLLWTSPSWQAEHPRDLQAMASRPYSSSHLIHTLSDLAGLSYDRFEPAKSLVSPQFVAAPRWIGDPYRKDGLREFDHLPLDKAERVQETASSGH; encoded by the coding sequence GTGTCACACACTACATTCCCCGCCGCGCGCACGCGCGTGGACTGGGCCGGCCTGGGCTGGCTGCTGCTGTTCTTCTGGTACTTCTCCGGCGTCACCCAGGCGCTGCTGCTTTTCAGCGGGACTACCGGCTTTGCCGGCTTTCGTGACGCGTTCTTCCTCAGTAGCCTGTGGCTGGCCCCGGTGCTGCTGCTGCCGCGCTTCACCCGCGCCACCGCGGGCATCATCGGCCTGGTGCTGTGGGCGGCATCGCTGGTGGGCTTGAGCTACTTCGGCATCTATCGCCAGGAGTTCTCGCAAAGCGTCATCTTCGTTATGTTCGAATCCAACACCGCTGAAGCCGGTGAGTATTTCAGCCAGTACTTCAGCGTGTGGCTGGGCCTGGCGCTGCTGCTGTACACGCTGGTGGCGGTACTGCTGTGGAAGCGCGTGCGCCCGGTCAGCCTGCCCCTGCGCAGCCGTCTGCCGGTAGTGGCCCTGTTGCTGGTCGCCAACCTGGTGTACCCGTTCTACAAGCAAATGGTCACCCAGGAGCGCAACTTCGCCGATGCCGCCGAAAAGGTGCAGCAGCGCATGGAGCCCGCCGTGCCTTGGCAACTGCTGGTCGGCTACCGCCAGTACCGCCAGCAACTGGACAACATGCAGGAGTTGCTGGCGCAGAACGCCGCGTTGCCGCCCCTGCAAAACCTGCGTGACAGCAGCGGTACGGCGCCGCGTACCCTGGTGCTGGTGCTGGGCGAGTCCACCACCCGAGAGCACATGCACCTGTATGGCTATAACCGCGACACCACGCCCAACCTCGACGCGCTGGCCGCCAGCGACAAGGGCCTGACGGTGTTCCGCGACGTGGTATCACCGCGCCCGTACACCATTGAAGTGATGCAGCAGATCCTCACCTTTGGCAACGAGCAGAACCCGGACCGCTTCCTCACCGACCCGTCGCTGATCAACCTGATGAAACAGGCAGGCTACAAGACCTTCTGGATAACCAACCAGCAGACCATGACCAAGCGCAACACCATGCTGACGACCTTCTCGCAGCAGACCGATGCGCCGGTATACCTGAACAACCAGCGCAACCAGAACGCCAGCCAGTACGATGACGTGGTGCTGGCGCCGTTCGAGAAGGCCCTGCAAGACCCTGCGCCGAACAAGTTCATCATCGTGCACCTGCTGGGCACGCACATGGACTATCGCTTCCGCTACCCGAACGACTACGCGCATTTCACCGACAACCAGGGCGTGCCGGGCAAGCTGACGCCTGACCAGGTAAAAACCTACAACTTCTATGACAACGCGGTGCGATACAACGATTACGTGGTATCGAGCCTGATCAAGCGTTACTCGGCCGGTAGCCCCAATGGCTTCCTGCTGTACCTGTCCGACCATGGCGAAGACGTATACAGCTCCGGCAACCACGACCGCCTGGGGCGCAACGAAGGCGCGCCGACCCGGCCGATGTACACCATCCCGTTCCTGCTGTGGACCTCGCCCAGCTGGCAGGCCGAGCACCCACGCGACTTGCAGGCAATGGCCAGCCGCCCCTACAGCAGCTCGCACCTGATCCATACCCTGTCTGACCTGGCCGGGCTGAGCTACGACCGCTTCGAGCCGGCCAAGAGCCTGGTAAGCCCGCAGTTTGTGGCAGCGCCGCGCTGGATTGGTGACCCATACCGCAAGGATGGCTTGCGCGAGTTCGATCACCTGCCGCTGGACAAGGCCGAGCGGGTGCAGGAGACGGCCAGTAGCGGCCATTGA
- a CDS encoding HlyD family efflux transporter periplasmic adaptor subunit, whose translation MTALGLLREELRLHPGPDDSFGNPCWTLEDPASGQFFRLGWAEVEMLGRWRLGEPEQIARQTSLATTLQLEADDVLQLHGFLRQHQLLQCLGAEDQRRLVERQAAGRSSWARWLLKNYLFVRVPLLRPDAFLQRTLPWVAPFFSPTFLAMTLAAGLIGLLLVLRQWDTFTHTFLHFFSLEGAALAGLTLMLAKVVHELGHAYTCKRFGARVATMGVALLVLWPVLYTDTSGAWRLRRRSHRLAIGAAGMAAELVLACWATLLWSFLQDGILRSAVFMLASTTWILTLAVNLSPFMRFDGYFLLSDLLGVPNLQQRAFALARWRLREWLFAFGDAPPEHFPTRLRRLLVAYSVGTWVYRLFLFLGIALLVYHFAFKLLGLLLFAVEIGYFILLPLVSEARQWYARRKDFHMNRNSLLTLAACLLALLLLCLPWRSSVEAPALLKAANQANLYVPVGGRLVQVLAQPGDSVAAGQPLFELQAPDLLHELQNVERRILVLQWQSSFQLLDRESAAGLGVVRHELAAAQQRLSVLRQQWQELTIRAPFAGQLRELAEPLQAGQWLPAGEWLGIVVDARSARLEAFVEEHDLQRLGSASKGRFYPENITLSARPVQLEHLASTAVKQLAAAAELASPYDGTIAATLDPQGVARPEQALYRAELAVTDGGAAPAWVVRGTVVLEAERQSLLLAGWRSVVAVLVRESAF comes from the coding sequence GTGACGGCGCTGGGCCTGCTGCGCGAGGAACTGCGCCTGCATCCGGGGCCTGACGACAGCTTCGGCAACCCGTGCTGGACCCTGGAAGACCCGGCCAGCGGCCAGTTCTTCCGATTGGGCTGGGCCGAGGTGGAAATGCTCGGACGCTGGCGACTGGGTGAGCCCGAGCAGATTGCCCGGCAGACCAGCCTGGCCACCACCCTGCAACTGGAGGCGGACGATGTGCTGCAGTTGCACGGGTTTCTGCGCCAGCACCAGCTGCTGCAATGCCTGGGTGCCGAAGACCAGCGCCGCCTGGTCGAGCGACAGGCCGCAGGCCGCAGCAGTTGGGCGCGCTGGCTGCTGAAGAACTACCTGTTCGTGCGCGTGCCATTGCTGCGCCCCGATGCATTCCTGCAGCGCACGTTGCCCTGGGTGGCACCGTTCTTCAGCCCGACTTTCCTGGCCATGACCTTGGCTGCGGGGCTGATCGGCCTGCTGCTGGTGCTGCGCCAGTGGGACACTTTTACCCACACTTTCCTGCATTTTTTCAGCCTGGAAGGCGCCGCCCTGGCGGGGTTGACGCTGATGCTGGCCAAAGTGGTGCACGAGCTGGGCCATGCCTACACCTGCAAACGCTTCGGGGCGCGGGTAGCGACCATGGGGGTGGCACTGCTGGTGCTGTGGCCTGTGCTTTACACCGACACCTCCGGGGCCTGGCGCCTGCGCCGACGCAGCCACCGCCTGGCCATCGGCGCTGCCGGCATGGCGGCGGAGCTGGTGCTGGCCTGCTGGGCCACCTTGCTGTGGAGCTTTCTACAGGACGGCATATTGCGCAGCGCGGTATTCATGCTGGCCAGCACTACATGGATCCTGACCTTGGCCGTCAACCTCAGCCCCTTCATGCGCTTCGACGGCTATTTCCTGCTTTCAGACCTGCTGGGGGTGCCCAACCTGCAACAGCGGGCTTTCGCCCTGGCGCGCTGGCGGCTGCGTGAGTGGCTATTCGCCTTTGGCGATGCACCACCCGAGCATTTCCCCACCCGCCTGCGGCGGCTACTGGTGGCCTACTCGGTGGGCACCTGGGTCTACCGCCTGTTCCTGTTTCTGGGTATTGCACTGCTGGTCTACCACTTTGCCTTCAAACTGCTTGGCCTGCTGCTGTTCGCAGTGGAAATCGGCTACTTCATCCTCTTGCCCTTGGTGAGCGAAGCGCGCCAATGGTACGCACGCCGCAAGGACTTTCACATGAATCGCAACAGCTTGCTCACCTTGGCAGCATGCCTGTTGGCGCTGCTGCTGCTGTGCCTGCCCTGGCGCAGCAGCGTCGAGGCGCCGGCACTGCTCAAGGCGGCCAACCAGGCCAATTTGTACGTCCCGGTGGGCGGTCGCCTGGTGCAAGTACTGGCCCAACCCGGTGACAGCGTAGCCGCCGGCCAGCCGCTGTTCGAGCTGCAAGCCCCTGATCTGCTGCACGAGTTGCAGAACGTCGAGCGGCGCATTTTGGTCCTGCAGTGGCAGAGCAGTTTTCAGTTGCTGGACCGCGAGAGCGCGGCAGGTCTCGGTGTGGTCCGGCATGAACTGGCAGCGGCGCAGCAACGCCTGAGTGTATTGCGCCAGCAATGGCAGGAACTGACCATCCGCGCGCCCTTCGCCGGCCAGTTGCGCGAATTGGCCGAGCCGCTGCAGGCAGGCCAATGGTTGCCGGCCGGCGAGTGGCTGGGCATAGTGGTAGACGCCCGAAGCGCAAGGCTTGAGGCGTTCGTCGAAGAGCATGACCTGCAGCGTTTGGGCAGTGCCAGCAAGGGCAGGTTCTACCCCGAGAACATCACGCTCTCCGCGCGGCCGGTTCAGCTCGAGCACTTGGCCAGCACGGCCGTGAAGCAGTTGGCTGCCGCAGCTGAACTGGCCTCGCCCTACGACGGTACAATCGCCGCTACGCTGGACCCGCAAGGTGTAGCACGCCCCGAGCAGGCGCTATACCGGGCCGAGCTGGCGGTGACTGACGGCGGGGCAGCGCCAGCATGGGTGGTACGCGGCACCGTGGTGCTGGAAGCTGAACGGCAAAGCTTGCTGTTGGCGGGCTGGCGCTCGGTTGTGGCGGTACTGGTCCGCGAGTCGGCGTTTTAG
- a CDS encoding DUF2986 domain-containing protein encodes MNRRKKINQLLKAHAKKASAKLAPRKPKYINKADRLKLEAEAAGDTPT; translated from the coding sequence ATGAACCGTCGTAAAAAGATAAACCAGTTGTTGAAGGCGCATGCCAAAAAGGCCAGTGCCAAGCTTGCGCCGCGCAAGCCCAAATACATTAATAAAGCTGACCGCTTGAAGCTGGAGGCCGAGGCGGCGGGGGATACTCCCACCTGA